A segment of the Streptomyces sp. NBC_00376 genome:
GCGCGGCGGACTTCCCAGCGCGGTACCGACCGATCCGACGATCTACCGCTTCTATGAGGCGCTGCAGGTCTATGGCCCGGCCTTGAAAGAGCTGATCCACGAACAGTTCGGCGACGGGATCACGAGCGCGATCAAATTCAAGCCGGAGATCGGGCGCACGACCCACGACGGGGCCGAGCAAGTCGTCATCACCCTCGACGGGAAGTTTCTGCCCTACAACTGGCCCAGTGACCGAGGCCTTCCAGCGCGGTCAGCGTTTGGGGGACAGGAGCATGACCAATACGTGGAAGGCTCCCGCGCCGTTGAGGGAGGTGTTCGAAACCTCAACCCAACAGCGGTGAAGCCTTGTTGGGACGGAATCCTGCTGCGCTCGACCTGCCGCACGCCTTGGTCGAGTGGATCACCATGCTCATCGCCACCCACGAGGGTGACCAGCGGTGCAAGCTCCCGCCGCACCAGCGTGCCCTGGACACTCTGGTGTAGCTGCGCAAGCACGAGCCCCTCGCGCAGATCGCTGCCGGGTTCGGGATCTCGGTCGGGACCGCGCACACCCCTTCGTACTGCTCGACGCTACCCCTGTCCGATCGCACCTGCATCGGGGCCAGCGCGTGGGTGACCACACCCGCCAGACGGCCCGCAGGAGGTGAACTGACCCTCACCCAACAGACAGTCAGCCAGGCGCTGTCGAGGGCGCGAGCCCCGGTCGAGGATGGCATCGCCCGTCTCAAGTCCTGGCGGATCTTCCGCAAGGCGCGGTGCAGCCCAAATCGAATGACGTCAATCGCCGCAGCGGTCCTCACTCCGGAGCGGCAACGCTGAAAGACTTCAGTGACTGTCCAGGCATCGGATCGGTGATACCTCGCAACCGCCGCAAGGCCCAGGAAATACCCGCTTGGAGCAAACGGACATCAACGCCCACAAGCAGGTCCGAGCACGCGTCGAGCACGTCTTTGCCCACGTGGAAGGTCATTTGCGGGACAGCTCTCAGGTCCGTTCGCCACCACGTGGTGGCCGCCGCCAGCAGCTACCGTGAAGGGCCTGGGACCGGGCCGGAGAGGCCCAGGCGATCACATGCTGCTGCCACAAATGCGGTGGCTGCGGATGTCGCCGGTCCCGTATGTCCGTCGCGTTGGTGAGCGAGGGCCGCCGCGACGACCGCGTTGTCACCATGACGGGCCAAATACCAACGGCCGCCGTCGAGCTTGGAACACAGCTGCCCGTCATCGGCGAAGCGCAGCGCACGACAGGCGTTGAGCACCGCATACGTTGCAGTCGCGTGATCCAGCGCCCATCGCAGCTCACTGACCATCGCGGCGCCTACCCTGTCGGCGGGAACCGGGCCGAAGACCGCGGAGGCCGGTGGACCGCAGACGGCGAGCGCGTGCTCACGGCACACGACGCTGTGCAGGACCAGGTCCGTATCACCGGTATGGTCTGCCCCGGGGATCACGACGGTCTCGGTCGCTGTGGTGCGGATGTGAACCTCGAACGGACAGGAACCGAGGCTGGCCGCGGTCGCCTCGGTGATGACGCTCATCTCCAGCCCCGTACCGGGACACCGCGCCGTGACTTCTACCACCGCCTCGCCCATGGCCTGCTGGTCGGCCTTGGTGCCCGGATCGGCGATAACCGCCAGCACGTCCACATCGCTGCGGGCGGCATGGAACCCCCCGAGCACAGCCGAGCCATGCAAGTAGACGCCGACCAGGTCGGGGCGGACTCCGGCGAGGGCGGCCGAGACCTCAGCAACGTAGCGAACGACATCGCAGGGCACAAACGCATCGGTAGCCACGAAGCAGAGCCTATAGGCGACTCGCCGAACTCCGCCGGCATCGCCAGGAGCTCTCGCCCGCCGGATCGACACCCACCCTTACGGGAAACAGCCCGCACCTGGCCGATGCGGGCCCCGGAGACCGGACGGGTCCTTGGAGGAACGTGAGGTGGTCCGCGACGCTGGAGTACACGGCGGTTGAGTCGGGCTCGGCGCAGCCGCGAGCCCCGGACAGGATGCCGACCACGGCGCCATTGATGACGCGTGGGTCCACCGGGGCCTGCGAAGCAGACGCCGGTGGCGTCGGCGCCAGCACTCCAGGAGCAATTCGATCGGACGGGAGGCGGGAGGTCGCCGGCCGTACGAGGACGACTCCGGTGCCCTGCCCGATCGGCTCTACGCTGGCGGAGGTCTGCGTTTCTCTCAGCCAGTCGTTTCTTGCCCGGCCCAGTCAGCGTCTTCTCCCCCACGGGCCCGTACTCGTCGGGCGCGGGGGTCCGGTCCTCGGGGCATTCTTGACAGGTCGACGCCTCCGTGGGCTGTGCTCCGGCCACGATGACGTCTGCCTCTTCCTCTCGCCCGGGACCACAGCAACTGGCGCTCCCATGGGCGGCACTGGGCGAGATCTGCGGGGCAAGGAGTGAGGATGCCTGCGTCTTCGCGCCCTCTTGGCCACCGCCCAGGAAGCCGACACCCCCACACTGCTGCCTACCCCCGGCTGACCGACCACGCCCATCGCGCCCGTACGCAACACCACGCTGCCCCGGACGAGAACAAGGGTCTCCGAACCGCGACGGCTCAGCCTGCGTCCGCGGTGAATGTCACCTCCGCTGTATCGACCGTCCCCGCGCGGCGTCCGGGTGCGCTCTGCCACTGCCAGTACAGATTGGTGTGCGCAATCACCTGGCCCGGGGCCGGAGCGCCGTACTCCGTGAGGTCCTGCGTCGTATGTGCGTCGCCGACCAGTGTCACGTCGTACCCGCGGACGAAGGCCCCGTGAAGCGTCGAGCGGATGCACGCGTCGCTCTGGGCCCCCGTCACGACCAACCGGCCCACCCCGCGCTCGGCAAGCAGCGCCTCCAAGGCGGTTTCCTCGAACGAGTCGCCGTAGATCTTGTGGATGAGAGGCTCAGCATCCCGGCGGACCAGTTCCGACACGTACTGCCAGGGCTCGCTGTCTCGCTTGAGATCGTCGTCGGAATGCTGCACCCAGATGACGGGCACGCCCTCGACACGTGCCTTGCCAACCAGGGTGTTGATGTTCGCGATCACACCATCGCGCTCATGGGCGCCTGCCACCACCCCGTTCTGGACATCGATGACGAGCAGCGCGGTATTCGGCCGATCGGTCAGAGTCGTCAAGGAAACTCCTGTTCATTGTCTTCATCATCATGGATCCGCTGTCGTCCCTACAGTAGGCCGGGCCACTGACAGGAGCACGGGCCGGACAGGACGGACCCACTGGATCTCCAGCATCTCGCTCACGCCAGCAGGACTCGTTCCTGAAGACGGCGGAAGCCTGCACCACCGAACATCTGGCGCTTGAGCCTTGATCCGGTCGACGTGACTCTCGACCTGGGCAGCACGATCCACTGCCTCCTCCTGCGGTCGAACCGCCACGCTGACGACACCCACGTACAGAGGTCGTGACCCGATCCGACGTGGCCTGAACTGCGACTACCCGAACGGACGGTCCTCAGCCCGCGGCCTTGGTCTTGGTCCTGTTCTTGCTCTTGCTCTTGCTCTTGCTCTTGCTCTTGATGAGCGGGGCGTCGCGCGTCAACTCCCGGAACCGACGCCGTAGTACGGCCCACGCGCCTGGGGATGTCCCGGCGCACCCAGGCAGGCGACCGTCATATGAGTGACCCCGGCCGCCCGTGCCAGGTGCATCCCCTGCAGCAGCATCGCCCTTGCCGGCCCCCATACGCGCCGCCCATCGCTTGAGGGCGAACTCATCGGCGGCACTCGGCATCACCGTACGCTCGGTGTCTGCCGCAGTGTCGTCGTACCGGTCGATCACCTCATCGACCGGCCCGGCGTGGTCGAGATGGACCTGATACGCGAGATAGGCGCTGGTCACGTCCTTCACCGACCCGTCGCTCCGCCTCACTTGGTGTGGAAGGTGTGCCCAGCCCCAGGCCACCGTTTCCCCACCGGAGAACCACAGCCCACGCCGCCAGTTCGCGCCCTCGCCGGCCTGCCCCTTGCCCCAGTTCCAGGCCAGCTCGCCGAACGACGCATCACTGTTCACCAGGTCCGGGCGGGTGGCGGTGACACGCTGCGCCATCCCCTGCATGATCCGAACGTCCGCGACAGTAACCAGTTCGAAGTTCGTCATGGTGCGCCACGGTTCAGGACCCTGTGGAGCCGTCGAACCGTTTTTCGGTCCGCCGTTCGCGGTTCCGGAACATGTGCTGGCAAGACCTCGTCTGGACGGCACGTAAGCGGCGGGGGCTGCATCGCCGCAAGGAGGCTGGGCTGTTTCGTTCGGGTCTTGGGAGGCTTGCCATACTTCCAGAATGGAGATGCAAGCCGTGGAGACGGCACGGCGTTGGCTGGCTGATCAAGGTGTTGGCCAGGTGCTCGGCGGATGGGTGAGCGACGAGAAGCCGGACGTGCTGCTCACGGCCAACCAAGTGGCGCATTCCTGGGCGGGCGACGTGTTCGCCGAAGACCTGGATGCAGCCGACCAGGTGCGACTGGCCTTCGGGCTGCTGGACCTGCTCGACGAATACTGGGTCACCTGCGAGATCCGGTTCGCGGACGGGAGCGCGGAGGGGCCCCTTCCGGCCGATGTACTGTGGGAAGGCTACCGTCAGCGATTGGAGGTGGACAGGGACGTCGAGGCTGTCACCTACTCGCTGTGGGTGGACTGGTTCGAGGATCACACCACTTCCGCGACGGCCTTCGCCGAAGTGCTCGGTAGCGACATCGACCGCGTGGTGGCCGATCCATCGGAAGCCCTGCTCCGCCGAGCCTGTCGGGTCCTGGAGTGCTCGGGTCCGGTGCGCTGGTCCGTGAAGGAACCGATATACCGCACCGCCATGCGGCTCCCCACCCTGCACCCAGCCCTCTTCCGCGGCCTCCGGGCAAGCTTCCACGACGTCTACGGCGATCTGGAACCAGCCGCCGCGCCGGCCCTCCTCGATCAGTTGGAACTCCCGATGGACGCGCAGCACCGTGCGGAACTACGCCAGGTGCTCGCCGCGGGGCACAAGAACCACTACCGCAGTCCCGGCGCCTGGGACGATGCGGTTCGCTCCTGCTCCTGAGTCGTGGGCCTGGCAGCATCGGGCGGTCGCCACACCGCTCGACGGTATCGGCCGAAACGGGAATGGCCGTGCTGATGCCGCGCTTGCACGGGTATGCGCAGCTAGTCGCGGGTGGCGCGGGAGGAGTATGACGCTTATCCGCCTGGGATGTCTTGTCGGCAAGGACCATGTCCGAGCGAGCCGCGCTGGCGCTCGCCGAGGAAGGAACCCGGCTCGGCGACCACGGTGTGTCCGACGAGACCTGGGCCGAGGTGCGCAAGCACTACGACGACGACCATGTCGGTGCGTTGGTCTGCCTGGTCTCCCTGATCAATGCGGCCACCCGGATGAACGTGATCGTCCACAATCCGGGAGGCTCGTACGAGCCCGGCATGTTCGCCAGTACGTCGAGCTGACCGACAGGTGAAACGCGGCCCGTCCCGGGATCGTTCGCGGTCCGGGCCGGGCCCGCGCATGCCACGGACAACAGGGATTCGCACGCCCTTTCCCGCGGACGGAGTCGTCGGGTGGCCTGCCAGGTAATTGCGATCGTCACGCCGGAACCTGTCGACGTGGCCGAGGAGGTACGTCGCGCCCGACCACCGCGGCGGTGCTGCGATGCGTTTACTGACTTCGGCTCGTCAGGGTGAACTTTCCCGAAGTCCCTGATGGGCTTGGTGTGGTGGCTGTATTCGAGGGTGTGTGAGGTATTCGGATGGGGGCGGGCTGACCGTTGCGGGACGGGTGCGTCGGGAGTCGGTGCGGATGCAGGCGGCCGAGCTGTTCGAGCAGGAGGTCAAGCCGCCGGAAGTGGCACGGCGTCTGCGGGTGAGTCTGAAGTCGGCTTATCAGTGGCACCAGTTGTGGCGCGAGGGCGGGGTCGGGGCGCTGGCGTCACGCGGTCCGAGTGGGTCGCGGTGCCGGCTGTCCGAGCGCTGCCTGGAGAAGCTGGCCGCGTATCTGGAGCAGGGTCCGGCCGCGCATGGCTGGGTGGAGGACCAGGCGTGGACCGCTGCGAGGGTGGCCATGCTGATCGGGCGGAAGTTCCACGTCTCGTACAGCGTCTCGGGCGCCACGAGGCTGGTGCACCGGCTCGGCTTCAGCCCGCAGGTCCCCGCGCGCAGGGTGGCCGAGCGGGACGAGCAGGCCGTCACCACGCGGAAGGAGGCGACCTGGGCGGAGGTAGAAGTACCCGGGCGGCCTGCGGGGGCTACATCTGCTTCGAGGACGAGGCAGGCTTCACCCGCAGGCCGCCCAGAGGACGCACCTGGGGCCGGCGAGGCCGCACACCGGTCGTGACGGTCAGTGGCCGACGCTCGGGACGCCTGTCCGTGGCGGGACTGATCGCCATGCGGCCGGGCTCGTGCACCCGGCTGTGCCGCCGCCTGCGTACCCACCCCGCGGGCAAGGGCAGCGCCGCAGCGTGGGCGAGCGTGACTTCATCGCTCTGGTCGACGGCGTGCACCAGCTCGCCAAGGCGCCCATCGTGCTGGTCTGGGACCGCCTGAACACCCACGTCTCCCACGCCATGCGTGAGTTGATCGCCGAGCGTGCCTGGGGTGTTCCTGCTTCCCGCCTACTCGCCCGACCTCAACCCCGTGGAGTGGGTCTGGGCGCACGTCAAGCGCAGCCTGGCCAACCTCGCCGTCATGGCCCTCGACCGACTCGAGGCCCTCGTCCGCAACCGGCTCAAGCGCCTGCAGTACCGCCCCGACACCCTCGACGGCTTCATAGCCGGCACCGGCCTGACCCTCGACACCCCGACCTCACCCTGACGAGCCGAAGTCAGATAGCCGTCGGACAGCCACCCCCGCCCATCGTCAACTCCCGTGAGGCCTATGGCAGCGGGGTCGCGATGAGCGTTCGCTGACACAACGTCATCGTCCTCGTGAATGTTGGACGAGGCAGGCCCGAAAGTCGCCGCCATGAGCGCGATCCGTCCCTCCTGCCTTCAGCTGAGGTTTCCTGTGAGCCAGGCCAGGAGTCGCGGCTTGTCCTCGCAGCCTCGGGGCAGATCGGCTGCCAAGTAGTTGCTGTAGCGTACGGGCTTCATCGGAGCACCGCACTGCGGGAGCCTGACGGGTTGTCCCAGGTACCAACCGGATGCGAATACCGCAGCCAGGACGGCGGCGACTCTCACGCGGCGCGGGGTGATCCATGCGAGTCTCGGTATGGGCATGGCCAGCGAGTGTACCGGCCGATCGACAGGAAGGTTCGTCCGAGGTGGGTGAAGTCACTTGAGGCCGAAGGCGGTTCTGACCGGTATCGCCGAGGCCCAGTGCCCTGCCCCGTTGTCCGCCCTTCAGGCCCCGGTTCGAGTGAAGACATAGGGGGCGCCGCGCCGGGTGAGAATCCGCAGGCGGTCCTTCCCGGCGGGGCGGATGTCGAAGGTGTCGTGGCCGTGACAGATGCCCATGTCCGGCTGGGTGGGAACCTTCACGGCGGCGAAGAGCCTGTCCCGAGCGACCACGGTGACGACAGCCGTCACACCGCACCAACGGCTGCCCTCGCCTGCTGAGAACTCGATCTCTGCTCCCGGCTTGAGGCGACGGATGTCGAGACTCATCGGCGGTTTGGTGTCCGGGGTCGTCCATGACCCCACGTACGTCTGCAGGACCTCGTCGCTCGGTTGTGCTGAGGCGTCCTTCCGCAGAAGAGCTTTGATGTTTCCGGCTCGCCACTCCAACGCTTCGCCCTTGAGCGTGAGCGTCTGAGTTTCCGGTGAGCAGGAGGACCCCTGGTCCAGGTCGGTCGCGTCCAGATCCTGATGTGTCACGACCGTGTGCCGGTCATCGACAACCATGGCTCGGATCTGCCCCAGGCAGACCCGCTCCGGGTACTGCAGGACGAAGTTCGCACTGTTCCTCGTCCCCGTGTCCCTCTTGTCGATCGTGAAACTGACGAACTGGACGCCTCCCTCCTCCGTGCCGTCCGTCACCTCGCCCGACCAGGTCCCCACGAAGCCGGAGGTGTTGTCGACGGAAGGCGTCGCCGACGTCCTCCGCACCGGCGTACCATCGCCGTCCCCTGCCGTGCCCGCTTCGCCCAACACCGGAGCGAGCACGACCCCCGCGCCGGTGAGGACGAGCAACCCTGCGGCAAGCGCAAGCCCCCGCCGCAGCCGATTCGGTCTCCGAGGGTGCAGTGCCTCCGCCCCCGGCATCGTCCTGTCCTGCGGCGCCGAATCCAGATCCGGGTCGAGGGAAAGATCCGGGCCGGGTGTAGGCTCCGGGGCCGGCTTCGGATCGGGGGTCGGCTCCGGACTTGGTATCGGCTCCGCTTCCGGCTCCTTGTCCGGCTCGGATTCCCCCCGCGCTTGGGGCTCCGCCCCCGGTTGCAGCACCGACGCTGACGTGACCACCCGTCCGGGGGCGTCCTGGTCCAGGAGACGGCCCGCCTGGGAGCCGAGCCTGGCGAGGAGTTCGGCGGGCAGCCAGGCGGGACGGGCAGCCAGGGACCAGGGCTCGGTACGGGCGGCGATCTCATCCGTTGTGGGCCTGTTACGAGGGTCCTTGTCCAGGCAGTCCCGTACCAGTTCGGCCAGCGGGGGCTGCAGACCGGTCAGATCCGCCTCCTCCTCGGCGATGCGGAACATCAGTGCGTGCGCCCCACGGTCCAGGGCACCGAACGGGGTCCGGCCGGTGGCTGCGTAGTGGAGGACCGTCCCCAGACAGAAGACGTCCGAGGCCGGGGCGACCCGCGGTTCGCCGCGGACCTGCTCCGGCGACATGAAGCCCGGTGATCCGATCACGGCGCCGGTCCTGGTGAGGAACCCGTCGACCGGGGTCACGCGCGATGCCGAAGTCGATGACGCGCGGCCCGTCGACGGTGAGCAGGACGTTGGACGGCTTCAGATCGCGGTGGACCAGGCCTGCGCCGTGGATATCGCCGAGTGCCCGGGCGAGCCCGTTGGCGAGGGCGAGCACCGATGCCAGTGGCAGCGGCCCGTGCTCCCCCGACACCACGGCGTGCAGGTCGGGGCCTGGAATATATCCGGTCACGACCCAGGGCACCGGGCCCTCGATGTCTGCGTCGAGGACGGGTGCGGTCCAGGCCCCGCCGACCTTGCGCGCGGACTCGACTTCCTGGGCGAACCGCCTTCGGAACTCGGGGTTGTGCACAAAGCCATCGTGTACAACCTTGACCGCCACGGTACGGCCGCCCTCGGAACGGGCCAGGTACACCCGCCCCATGCCACCGGCCCCGAGACGACCGATGAGCAGGTACGGCCCGATGTGTGACGGGTCCTCAGGCGATAGCGTGTACACGAGATGACGGTAGGGCACTCTTGATCGAAAGTCAGCCGTTCGGCCGGACAGCCGACTGACACCGTGTTTCTCCGCAGCCGGGTCACTGCCCCGCGGAACGATGTGCCTCCGGGACGCGCAAGGATTCATCCGTGAGCAACTCCGTGGCGGCCGGCACTTCAGCAGCCGTCCGCGGGGGATCTGCATGCCGGCGGGGCGTTCGCACTGGCGCCGTGCCGCTCGCAGACGTTCAAGCCGTCCACGGACCCGCACTTCATCGACAAGGGTCCGTGACGTCGTGAGCCTCTCCCTGGATCCACCCGAGAGAGCACTCGTTCCCGAGCGCCGGAGCCACGACTACGTCCGGGAGCGATTCGGGCCGTGCGAGGAAGCGGGCAAGCTCCTCGGCTCCGCCGCGCGGCAGGTCAGCAACCGCGGTCTCCGGCAACGTAGTGATCACGGCGCAAAATGAGGATGCGCAGGTCCGCCGGTCCAAGCTCTTCCAGGCACACACGCCGCAACTCATGGACTCTGCGTACCAAGTGAGTCGCGTCAGCGGCAGGGGGCGTCCAGCAAGGTGGGTCCAGTTCGTCGAGTGTGCGGTCCAAGTGCAGCAGATGGTCCATGGGATCCATTCTCACCAGAACAGGCAGGGAATCTTCGACTCAGATCACTGGGAAGTTCCTTTCTGATCACCTGTCGTGGGGCGGGTGCGTCCTCCATGTATCCGCCCCACATGAGGACGGCCCGGCCGGGATGGCCCGCCAAAGGCCACCGGGCGGGCCGGTTCCGCCCCCGGTCTCTTTCGACGTGGCCGCACGCGTGACCACACCTGCAGCCGCACCCGTGACCACACTCGCAGCCGCAGCCGTGGCCTTCTGCTCGCATGCAGACGTCCGGCATCGTCCTGATTGCCGGAATGAACAAAGCGGTGATACATTGATGTCTCATTTAAGACTTGAACGTCTTACTCAACCTTCTGGAGTCTCAATGTCCCGCCCCGCCGTGGCCCCGGTCGCAGACCGTGTGCACGCGCGCCGCTGGGTCGTCCTGGCGATCCTCTCCGGCAGCCTGCTGCTGATCGCCATGGACACCACGATCCTCAACGTCGCCTTCCCCTCACTGGTCGCCGATCTTCAGCCCGGCGCCGTGGAGCAGTTGTGGATCATTGATGTGTACGCCCTCGCTCTGTCGGGACTGTTGGTGACCGCAGGCGCGCTGGGCGACCGGTGGGGCCACAAGCGGCTCCTGCTGGTCGGCTTCGCGCTGTTCGCCGCGGCCTCGCTGGGCGCGGTGGCCGCCACTGAGGCATGGCACGTGATCGTCGCCCGCGCACTGCTCGGTGTCGGGGGTGCCGCGATCATGCCGACCACGCTGTCGATCCTGCGGCACGTCTTCGCCGACGCCCGCGAGCGGGCGCTCGCGTACGCGGTGTGGGCGGCAGTCATGGGAGGCGGCATGGCGCTGGGCCCGGTCGTGGGAGGGCTCCTGGTCGAGGACTACGGCTGGCAGTCGGCCTTCCTGCTCAACATCCCCATCGCGCTCACCGTCATCGCCCTCGGCGCCTGGCTGCTGCCCGAATCGTTCGCGCCGCGCGCCGGGCGCTGGGACTGGATCGGCGTCGCCCAGTCCATCGTCGGCATGCTCGCCCTTGCCGCCGGTATCAAGCAGCTCGGCAAGAGCGGGCTCACCACGCCCCTGCCCTGGCTGATGCTGGCGATCGCCGCCTTCGTCCTGACGCTTTTCGTGCGCCGTCAGTTGCGACTGGCCCACCCTCTGCTGCATGTGCGCCTGTTCGCCAGCCGTGCCTTCAGCGTCTCGGCCACGGTCCTCTTCCTGGGCATGGTCGCG
Coding sequences within it:
- a CDS encoding aminoglycoside adenylyltransferase domain-containing protein, with protein sequence MATDAFVPCDVVRYVAEVSAALAGVRPDLVGVYLHGSAVLGGFHAARSDVDVLAVIADPGTKADQQAMGEAVVEVTARCPGTGLEMSVITEATAASLGSCPFEVHIRTTATETVVIPGADHTGDTDLVLHSVVCREHALAVCGPPASAVFGPVPADRVGAAMVSELRWALDHATATYAVLNACRALRFADDGQLCSKLDGGRWYLARHGDNAVVAAALAHQRDGHTGPATSAATAFVAAACDRLGLSGPVPGPSR
- a CDS encoding isochorismatase family protein yields the protein MTTLTDRPNTALLVIDVQNGVVAGAHERDGVIANINTLVGKARVEGVPVIWVQHSDDDLKRDSEPWQYVSELVRRDAEPLIHKIYGDSFEETALEALLAERGVGRLVVTGAQSDACIRSTLHGAFVRGYDVTLVGDAHTTQDLTEYGAPAPGQVIAHTNLYWQWQSAPGRRAGTVDTAEVTFTADAG
- a CDS encoding protein kinase domain-containing protein, producing the protein MIGSPGFMSPEQVRGEPRVAPASDVFCLGTVLHYAATGRTPFGALDRGAHALMFRIAEEEADLTGLQPPLAELVRDCLDKDPRNRPTTDEIAARTEPWSLAARPAWLPAELLARLGSQAGRLLDQDAPGRVVTSASVLQPGAEPQARGESEPDKEPEAEPIPSPEPTPDPKPAPEPTPGPDLSLDPDLDSAPQDRTMPGAEALHPRRPNRLRRGLALAAGLLVLTGAGVVLAPVLGEAGTAGDGDGTPVRRTSATPSVDNTSGFVGTWSGEVTDGTEEGGVQFVSFTIDKRDTGTRNSANFVLQYPERVCLGQIRAMVVDDRHTVVTHQDLDATDLDQGSSCSPETQTLTLKGEALEWRAGNIKALLRKDASAQPSDEVLQTYVGSWTTPDTKPPMSLDIRRLKPGAEIEFSAGEGSRWCGVTAVVTVVARDRLFAAVKVPTQPDMGICHGHDTFDIRPAGKDRLRILTRRGAPYVFTRTGA
- a CDS encoding MFS transporter translates to MSRPAVAPVADRVHARRWVVLAILSGSLLLIAMDTTILNVAFPSLVADLQPGAVEQLWIIDVYALALSGLLVTAGALGDRWGHKRLLLVGFALFAAASLGAVAATEAWHVIVARALLGVGGAAIMPTTLSILRHVFADARERALAYAVWAAVMGGGMALGPVVGGLLVEDYGWQSAFLLNIPIALTVIALGAWLLPESFAPRAGRWDWIGVAQSIVGMLALAAGIKQLGKSGLTTPLPWLMLAIAAFVLTLFVRRQLRLAHPLLHVRLFASRAFSVSATVLFLGMVALGAVLFLLTQWFQYAQGYSPLQAGLRVLPAPLALVVTSLLAPVLMRALPIRHVVTAGLVLMAAGLVLPWLAQDGDDHVGYPVMAAALTLIGFGAGLATTVASVTLMAATPNEHVSGAAAIEETCYELGAALGVASLGSLAGALYRSSLPASAPAAAHNSVGEGAHAAQELGGAHGASLLDQVARAFTHGMTPAFAVGAALALVAAAAVWAWIPRGIRPTENAH